TCATTGGAATAAACAAATGGTTATTTTTCTGTACGAATTCGCctacaataataatattatccCCTTCATTATGGTAAATTTAATCTGCACACAGACCGAATTTAAATTGCGCACGTTTGGTGAAGAGGCTCAAAAGAAGAAGTGTGATGGCTCATTAAGTAAGCGGAAACATTACAGCATAGATATCCTTTTAAAAtctatttaaaatataaccaTCTAAAGTAGTAACCTCATTTATAACTTTTCTTTTACGATTGCAAAATTGACTGTCATGTTATCATACGGTACAATGATTACATAcgaattttatattatatgcttTACGCTTACAGCTGAGGTTGGGACGAATTTGTGCATattgagattttttttttttcattttttgcgtaaGATTTTTCCAACTTACTTTATCagctttacttttttatcatttaatgATTTCAGATTGTGTAAAGAATAAACACACGTAAGTTTTTTATTCAAGTGCTGTCACAGAGCggtacataaataaaatttaaactgCCATTGAGCATTGTAAGTGTGAGTGAATAATTAACGAATGTTAgcccttttttataaaaaagaatgtaCATGCGATATGATGCAAATTAATTTGAGCGTGAGTAGATAATCCTTTACACAGTTAACagaatgaataatataaattgcTTTTTCAGCACAcaagaaaatttaattgaACAACCGTTTTAGCCCTTTTGCGAGCGAATACATTTGCGAAGCGCacatagaataaaaaaaaaaaaaataataaaatatataaaaaaaaaaaatatataaataaataaatgtattaataaaCGCCAAATTGATTCTTTCAAACAAATCATGactcgcttttttttcgtaaaacaAAACATGCAATCGCAGCTTccaaatgaataaattacGATTGAAAAAGTTTAAAAGACCATATTACTGTTCGATGGAGCGCATTAAGCAGTAATGAAGCCATGCTTACTCCGCCCTGGGCAACCCGAATAATCACACATAAGTAGCAGgcatttaacaaaatgcgaacacatttttattcatttgaaGAAAACTAAGCAAGAAAAATTGCTTGGCAGTATTTATTCGAGTTCATTccgttttaaataataaagggcgtttttttttttttttttttggtaaatttaAAACTGTCAATTATCGCTTAACTTTCAGTAGCACATTATTTTGGCTGTTCGTATTAATACTTTTTATGAGTGCATATCTAACGTCGCGCATTTGGGGCGATTTATTCTGTCTGCCTAATGGGCACAGAATACAGTTGTAATGCTTCACTTTTGGCTagttcgttttatttttctttttagcagcttttcatttaaacattttatttataaaatattcgattttttttttattttattttgttttatttatttaattattaattttataaccgttttactttattttattttctctatTTTATAAAACGAGCAACTCCTTTGTGCGCAGCAAAAAAACAgattgctttttttaaacatactCCTAAATTAAACAcccttttaaattaaaaaacaatgaTTCGAATTTATTATTCCCACTTGATATCTCttcaatattaaaaataaaaaatatgaaaatgtttaGCACCCCAAAAGCtctattttgtttatataccCTCTTGAATGTTGTGTTGTTGGTAGGAAGAAACAAACTCAACTGATGAGAGAGAAAATAGAATATTTGTTCGCCTCAAACAGTGGCAACTCATTAaattgtgcatattttttttttctcttaacCCCTTTGCAGAATAATGTCCCCCTTTCGAATGACCTTACCCTTTCTTCACCCGCTGTAAGCGCCTTCCCAAGACATCTGTCCGAAGTGAAAAAGAATTCCAGTAGCAGTGATTCCTCGGATAATAAACTAACCCGTAAACTTTATGATGGGACTTTGGCAAATTCTCTTTTCACAGAACATTCAGATAATGCCGCCTTACTATCGGAATTAAGTAAGAAAGAGTATTTAGTTCATAAAAATCAAACCCTGCGTGAAAATGTGAGCAATAAAGACATGGTTTCCCTTCTTGATGGATTTAACAAACTATATGCCATAGAACATGAAAGAATGATGAATAGATTATCAGAGAAACTTAGCGAGTTACaaacaaaatgtaaaataccGGCCTATGTGGCAGGAGAGTTGTTGAAAGAATGTAAGAGAAGCATCGAATCTGAACATAATACAATAATGaattcttataaaaatagtTATAATTCATATGTAATGTCCTATACATCAAGTGCTTCTTCTTTCGCAAGCTTCTATATGAGATACGTTAGGGCATGGAATAAAGGCTTGAAAAAgagtgaagaaaaatggaataaaatttttgaggAGAAAgccaatatatataaagcgGCCACCCCAAAACAGTAGGCATAATTTGCCTATCAATTACGAATAGAAAAGCGCTGctaatatgaattattatatattcgaAATTgctaaaataaaagaatgtctattcttcatttcgtaGCAAAGATACCAAATTAAGGTGTaaatgtggaaaaataaaagaactcCAAagagaataataaaaaaaatgatcccaTATTTTCCTCAGTAAAAAGGAATAGACGTATCTAACCCTTcctgttttttattatttacatgtgaagaagcatccatgtttaaattttttttttgaaatgaaGTGTACCTACTTAAAGAGCGCAACCTTAGGAGTGTCGTCACCTCTTGAGGCCTTTTCACATAATTCGCACACGCTTTTTTTGAACGCATTATTTTCTCGAACCGGGCGGCACTGCTTTGTTTCATGTTGCTTTTGCCATTCACCTGTCCCGTTTTTGTTATTCGTATGGCCAAACAATTAATAGCTAAACCGCTTTACGGTTTGATGCAACTTCTTGCCGCTCGAAGGAAGCGCAAATTTGACATAAGAAAACGATTCCTTTGCtaagttaaaaataaaggtgtCGACTGTAATGCCGAGTAAATGAAAACtccatataattttttatccatTGGAGCATGCCTAAATAGgcatattttcttatattacTTCTTTAATTGGAAGTTGGCATCCATCTGTTATGCTTAGCTATAAAAGTTTTTGTGTTAAATGCTAGTCACCCAAAATAACATCATTGAGGCGTTATTACCATTTCAATTTGGTACGTAAGACCTTTTAAAACGAACCCATTTTGCCGTTTATAATTAGAGTTACTCAAATATGTTAACATACGCATGGGTGGTGAAGAACGCCTATGCCGCCTTATTAACACCTAAAATCCATAATTGGAGAAGCGAAATATACGCAAAGAGAAGTTTACAATTATTGGCTagttggaattttttttttttatttacattatttttttaccgaTAAAGCTTATTGAcaagcttttatttttttttatcatttaataatttcaaTTTGTGTAAAGAATAAACATACGTAAGTTTTTTTAGCCAAGTACTTCCACAGAGCGGtgcttaaaatttaaattgcCATTCAGCATTGTAAGTGTGAATTAGAAACTAACGaatgtttcccctttttcattaaaattaatgtacATGTAACACGAtgcaaattaatttaaaCGTGGGCAGATAATCCTCTACACAGTTAACAGCACCATACAAATGGTTCTTCTCAGCACataagaaaatttaattgaACAACCGTTTTAGCCTTTTTGCGAACAAATACATTTGAAAAGAGCATacagaataaaaataaaaaaaaatataaaaaaataaaaaaatatataaaaatatataaaaaaaaaaaaaataataaaatgtattaataaaCGCCAAATGGTTTCATGCAAACAAATCATAAtgatttgattttttttgtcttaaAAAACAACACGCAAACACAGCTTCCAGATGAAAAAAGTACGATTGAAAGAGCGTAAAATACTATATTACTGTTCGGTGGAGCGCAATGAGTAGCTATAATGAAGCTATTATTACTCCTCCGTGGGCAACCCGAACGATCACATATGAGCAGTAGGCACTGAACAAAATGCGGACATATTTTTATCCATTTGAAGAAGACtaagcgaaaaaaattatttggcAGTATTTATTCGGGTTATTTctgttttaaataataaagggcgttttttttttttttttggtaaatttaaaattatcaatTATCGCTTAACATTCAGTAGCACATTGTTTTATCTGTTcgtattaataatttttatgagtgCATAACATTGTTGCGTCTGGAGCGATTTATTCTGTCTGTCTTTTATGGATACAAGATACAGCTGTAATGATTCACTGTTGTCTacttcgttttatttttttttttaacagatTCTCATTTAAtcgttttatttataaaatattcaattttttttttttatatattattttttttttcatttatttttattttttttttttttttataacagttttaatatattttactttattttattttctctataatataaaaaaaagcaactcCTTAGTACGCagcaataaaatatattgcgTTTTCAAAACATACTCATAATTGAAACAATTTTctctttaaatttaaaaagcttttaaattaaaaaaattaaatcgaATTTATTATCCTCACTTGATCTATCTTAAAcattaaagataaaaatcATGAAAATGTTGAGCGCCCCCAGAGCtgtattttgtttatttaccCTCTTGAACGTTGTGTTGTTGGTGAGAAAAAACACCCTCAactgatgaaaaaaaataatagaatatTTGTTCTCCTTAAACAATAGCAACTCACTaaaattgcatatttttttttttttttttcacttaacCTTTTTGCAGAATAATTTCACCCTTTCGAATGACCATGTCGTTTCTTCCCCCGCTGTAAGCGGCTTCCCAAGACACTTAtccgaaataaaaaagaattccaATAATAATGATTCATCAAAGAATAAAAGAACTCGTGAACGTTATAAAGAGTTGTTGGCAGATTCTCTTTTCACAGAACATTCAGATAATGCCGCGTTATTAGCTGAATTAAGTGAAAAAGAGTTTTTAGTTCATAACAAAAGGAACCGTGGTAGTATAAACAATAGAGAAATGGTTGCTTTGCTTAATGGATTTGACAGATTATATGTCATAGAGCATGCAAGAATGTTGAAGGGATTATCAAACACGCTCAATGATTTAtcaacaaaatataaaattccaGCGAAGGAGGCAGGAGACCTGTGGAAAGAATGTAAGAATAGCATTGAATCtgaacataataaaaaaatggattctCATAAACCACGTTATAATTCATTAGTAATGTCGTGTAGTGCAAGTGTCGCTGATTTCGGGGACTTCTATAAGTACTATGTTAGAACATTGTATAAAGGCTTAAaaaagagtgaaaaaaagtggaaaaaaaaaattaccgaGAGAGTGAGTAAATATGGAGTGGCTAGCCCAAAACAAAAGGCATAATTTGCCTATCAAGAACGAATAGAAAAACGCTGctaatatgaattattatatattcgaaattgttaaaaaagaaatgaataaGTATTTTTAATGGAACGAAAGTGGTACCAATTGAGACataaatgtggaaaaaaaaaaatttttttaaagaaaagttaaaaatagaAGATTATTCTATGCTTTTACCCTCAAAAGAGCTGATGCATGGTATGACAATTCGTGTTATTTTTCTTGTGAAATACCCATGCTTCACATTACATGCACTATCACCCAGTGTGCATTCTTTTATAATGCAACCTTAGGAGTGTTACTCTTTAAggccttttcattttttttggtgctcatattttttagcacacctttttttgtacacatttttttcgtgaGAGAGGCGACACTGCTTTGTTTCACGTTATATTTACCATTTgcctgccccctttttgttatcCATACTgctaaatatttaatatataagcCCCTTTACCGGTTTGATGCAACTTCTTTTTGCCGCTAGAAGAAAGatcaaaatttacataaGAAAACGATTCCTTTGCtaagttaaaaatggagaTCCCACTTTTAGtttcaaataaatgttaaAGGAGGCTcactaattttttatatattggAGCATGCCTAAatgggcatatttttttatattacttcTTTAATTGAACGTTGGCACCCGTCTGCGTGTCCTTAGTTATAAATGTTGTGTGTTAAATCTTTGGCACCCTAAACAACGTCACTAAGGCGTTCATACCATTTCGATTTGGTACATATGAccttttaaaacaaaacgcTTATGCC
Above is a genomic segment from Plasmodium vivax chromosome 5, whole genome shotgun sequence containing:
- a CDS encoding RAD protein (Pv-fam-e) (encoded by transcript PVX_089865A) — protein: MKMFSTPKALFCLYTLLNVVLLNNVPLSNDLTLSSPAVSAFPRHLSEVKKNSSSSDSSDNKLTRKLYDGTLANSLFTEHSDNAALLSELSKKEYLVHKNQTLRENVSNKDMVSLLDGFNKLYAIEHERMMNRLSEKLSELQTKCKIPAYVAGELLKECKRSIESEHNTIMNSYKNSYNSYVMSYTSSASSFASFYMRYVRAWNKGLKKSEEKWNKIFEEKANIYKAATPKQ
- a CDS encoding RAD protein (Pv-fam-e) (encoded by transcript PVX_089867A), with the translated sequence MKMLSAPRAVFCLFTLLNVVLLNNFTLSNDHVVSSPAVSGFPRHLSEIKKNSNNNDSSKNKRTRERYKELLADSLFTEHSDNAALLAELSEKEFLVHNKRNRGSINNREMVALLNGFDRLYVIEHARMLKGLSNTLNDLSTKYKIPAKEAGDLWKECKNSIESEHNKKMDSHKPRYNSLVMSCSASVADFGDFYKYYVRTLYKGLKKSEKKWKKKITERVSKYGVASPKQKA